ATCTACTACTATTATTTCTACTTTAAATGCTTCTATTTTGTCTGATCATAGTGTTAGCTCTAATATAGCTGTAGGttacataaataataatgcGTTAAATAACACGAATAGCATTTCACCTACTCTGCCTTCACCTGTTGAAAGTAtagattataaaaatatatcccCAACTAATTCTGTCATAACTAAGCCTACAGGAACTACGCCTGGTATTACAACTACACCTGTTATTATTCCTCTTTCAATTGGATTCGGATCACTTTTTGGAATTCTTATTCTTTTgatctttttatataaagtaaGACCAAattatcatataaataagcaaatattttgtattcattttacttttttatttcacttaaaatataattagaataaaaaaaaatatattttactaattttaaattttctattaatataatagtGTACTCCCATTGGATCATGGCTTGGTAATAGAAAAtcaaggaaaaaaaaaaaacagaaaaaaaggaaaaaaatacaGATACATAGAGCATCAAGATTTCCAGAATTCCCCtatgaaaaattagaaaGTAATATGAAAAACCTTGGAACATATAACAAGacaaataactttatatgtGAAATTacattagaaaaagaaattaatgtAAATGAAAGATATGACCAAAAActtaaagaaaatgaacataaagaaaaaatagaaaatatagaaCAAAATGAAAGATATGAAAGAGAAGaatctaaaaaaattgaacatAAGGgaaaaagtgaaaaaatagaagtaGAGCAAAATGAGAGATATGGAAGAGGAGAATCCAAAAAAATTGAACATAAAGgaacaaatgaaaaaatagaagtaGAACAAgatgaaaaatatgaaagaGGAGAATCCAAAAAAATTGaacataaagaaaaaatagaaaaattagtgcaaaatgaaatatttggAAAGGAAAAATCTAAAGAAAATGAacataaagaagaaatagaagATGTAGAACAAGATGAAAGATATGGAAAAGAAGaatcaaaaaatattgaacataaagaaaaagtagAAGAACATAATGAAACATATTGCAAAGAAGATTCtagtgaaaatgaaaataaggaaaaaagtgaaaaaataGAACAAAATGAAGGAAATATAGAAGCAAAAAGAAATGTTGTaggaaaaaggaaaatatggAAATGGAAGACTGTAATTGAAATACATATGATAATATTAGAGGAGTGTCAAAAAGAGGAGTGGGAATTGAATAGAAGAGAATTTCTAAACATTTGTTTAGAAGAATtcaaagaaaaagatatatatccGAATGTAATTAACAGAGACATGCTAGTGGAAACAGATCAAGAAAAAATTACTAGTATTTTTTTGGAAGAAAAGCCTTTATGGAAAATATGGACAGAATGGAATAGTAAGTTGAtagaaaaatggaaaaaggAACCTTGGTTTAAAAATTTGAAGAAAGAATGGAAAAAAGAGGTAAATGAATCTATagaattaatagaaaaagaagagaTGATGAAAGGCACAAAAAAGGGAACAATTAACCCCATGCTagagaaacaaaaaataatatggaAGAAATGGATACAAAAGCAAAATAAGTTGCATACTTTTGATGACGAAGAATTGTTAAAACAATTGTTAGTAGAATATGAAACAGaagaagaaatgaaaaaaaatgtggAAGCAATATATagagaaaaaataagaatagaTATAGAGGAGAAGGATAAAGCATTTAAGGATTCAaacaaaaatgaattattatcTAGATTAAAGATAGAGATACACATGATGGTATTAGATGAATGCAAAAAAGAGGAATGGATAAGgaacaaaaaagaattttttaaaatatgcataggagaattaaaattacaggataattcaaatgaaaaagaactattagaaatagaagaagaaataatgaaaaacattacattaaaaaaaaaaaaagaggaattggagaaatttaaaaaagaaaaatgttttattgAATTGAAGCAGGAATGGATGAATAATGAAAGGAAATATATGGAAGAAGTGAATAAAGAAAACTTATTAAGAGTTAATGAAGAAAGAATTGAAAATCCCATGTTACAAAAGCAAAAGATTANNNNNNNNNNGTGAATAAAGAAAACTTATTAGGAGttgataaagaaataattgaAAATCCCATGTTACAAAAGCAAAAGATTATATGGAAGAAACATTGGGAAGAGATACATAAGAAGTTAgagaatgaaaataaaaatgaatccTTTATGACGTTCATGGACGAATACGATAATAAAGAATTCAATGGAAAAGGAGATGAAATTATTGtagtagaaaaaaatataaaagaagatgaaattggcaaggaaaaaaaaaaaaaagaatacgTACAATTagaggaaaaaaaagaaaaaaaaaagaaacatgCAGAAAGAAAGGTAgaagaagtaaaaaaaaaaaataattatatggCATTGAAAAAGAAGCCGAAGAGAAAGACTATAATCGAAATACATATGATGATAATACAGGATTGTAAAAAAGAGGAGTGGGAATTAAACAGAGTGGAATTTTTGGAAATTTGTTTGAATGAATggttaaaaaatgaagaattaaTTGAAGAAGTAATGGACAAAGAAGTCACGCTGAGAGGAGAAAAGGAAAGCAATAATGTAGAATTAGAAAAACAGAAGATGTTGTCGAAGAAATGGATAGAAAGACAAAGAAGGCTATTAGAAAAATGGGAAAAGGAAGAATGGTTTAAAAACTTGAAAGAAGAATGGAGAAAGGAGGAAAAAAAGTATGNNNNNNNNNNNNNNNNNNNNNNNNNNNNNNNNNNNNNNNNNNNNNNNNNNNNNNNNNNNNNNNNNNNNNNNNNNNNNNNNNNNNNNNNNNNNNNNNNNNNNNNNNNNNNNNNNNNNNNNNAGAGACAAAGGGAGATATTTATGGAATATTATAAAGAGAGATGGTTCACAGAGTTGTTAGaagaatatgaaaaagaagaacatgaatttataaaagaagaaatagagGAGGCtgtaaaggaaaaaaaaaataacttagaaaatgaaataagaGAAGCAGCAATAGTAGATATAAAGAAGGAAGTAAATAAGAAGATAAAGAAGGAAAGATTAATATCAAATATGTGTGcagatatatatatgatggTACTAGACCAATGTAAAAAGGAAGAGATAGAATCCATGGAAAATGAGTTTCTTAAATCGTACATACAACAAAAGAAAGAACGTGAAGGATCATGTGAACAAAAAATGGGAAGTAAGAAAGTagatgaaatagaaaaagaaaaagaaatgaatatTATGATAGAGAAGAAAAAANNNNNNNNNNNNNNNNNNNNNNNNNNNNNNNNNNNNNNNNNNNNNNNNNNNNNNNNNNNNNNNNNNNNNNNNNNNNNNNNNNNNNNNNNNNNNNNNNNNNNNNNNNNNNNNNNNNNNNNNNNNNNNNNNNNNNNNNNNNNNNNNNNNNNNNNNNNNNNNNNNNNGAAACACAAATAATTGAGAAAAAGTGGCAAGAAAGgcaaagaaatattttaaaaaaacgaaacaaacaaaacaaaaatgaaaGGTCGATGAAGAAGAACAAAGATAAAGAAACAATAGAAGacgaaaatgatgaaaacgGTTTAAAAGAATGGGATATTACAATACTATAAAACCTAGTGTAGTGTGTACACTATATCTTAATggctttttaatttatttattaattattccAATTACTTTTTAGAGAACtagttattaataaaaaatattattaacccTTNNNNNNNNNNATGGAAGAGCAGATAGAGGTGAAGAAAAAGGGTAATTATATgacattgaaaaaaaaaccGAAGAGGAAAACTATGATAGAAATACATATGCTAATAATAGAGGACTGTAAGCAAGAAGAGTGGGGATTATATAGAGGAgaatttttagaaatttGCTTGAATGAGTggttaaaaaatgaaagaccAATTGAAGATGTAGCAGACAAAGAAGTcgtaatgaaaaaagaagaagaaagcAGTAATGTAGCATTAGAAAAACAAAAGTTATTATCGGAGAAATGGATAAAAAGACAAAAAAGAATGTTggaaaaatggaaaaaggAAGAATGGTTTAATAATTTGAAGGAAGAATGGaaaaaagaggaaaaaaTAGGTATGAAAACAATAGACAAAGTAGAAGTCATGGATAGATCAAATGAGAtagaaagagaaaaagaattatggAAACAATGGATTGAGAaacaaaaagaattatttatgAGATATGACAAGGAAGTGTGGTTTAATAAGCTGCTAGAGGAATGTGAGAAGGAAGAAGACCAATGCGTAATAAAAGAAAACGAAGAGAacatagaagaaaaaaaaaaaaattcagatAAGAAGAAAAGAGGAGTAATAATAAAGGAAGAAGTAGACAAGAAAACAAAGAAGAAAACTTTAATATCTCATATATGCATAGAGATACATATGGCAGTATTAGATCAGTGTAAGAAAGAAGAATTAGAGTCTATGAGAAATGATTTTCTTAGGTCATATATAGaacaaaataaagaaaatgaaagatTGTGTGAAAAAGAAACAGGAAATAAAGAAGTGGATGAAGTAGAAAAAGAGAGACAaatgaattttattataGAAAAGAAGATAAAACAATGGGAATGTTGGAAAAAAGAGGATTGGTATCAAGAATTGAAGTTGGATTGGAAAGAGGAAATGaaacatataataaaaacaacggataaaatagaagaaataataaatcctATTATAAAAACGCAAATGGTTCAGAAAAAATGGCAAGAAAaacaaagaaatattttaaagaaatggaataaatataataaactAGAAAAGTCAATGAAAAAGGGCAAAGATGATGAAGAAATAgagatgaaaataattcagatgatttaaaaaatgattattacaatattataaattctaGTGTAGAATATACTATGTATTGGTGTATTTTTAactctaaaaaaatatacaaaatatacaaaaatatataataaaattaagagAAATACGTACAAGTAAATAAGTggtaaataatatattggttaataaaatatattattaaacttttatatattaataattattcatACGAAAAATTGAGAGTTAGAAATACATTAGctagttttaaaaaaaaaaaatatataatcattcttttttttatgtctATATTGATTTTGCTTAGTTTACTTTTatccatttttaaaaaaaaaaaagatttatttttttttttNNNNNNNNNNNNNNNNNNNNNNNNNNNNNNNNNNNNNNNNNNNNNNNNNNNNNNNNNNNNNNNNNNNNNNNNNNNNNNNNNNNNNNNNNNNNNNNNNNNNNNNNNNNgaaatttttataaaaaaaaaagggataTTTTTACTAACACtaaatatttacatatttttgaaatggtattaataactataatttaattttatttgtttgttttaattaaaatatttttatataatcaataattttaatgaagatttatatttttaataaagataaagttatatttttattaaagtaaataattGTCTCTAGAATAataatttcttatttatgtaaaatatatatttaaaatttacatttgatttatttattagTTATTCAATGACTTTATAAATGTGATGAATATCCATACTAATAAAGAGCAAATTTTAGGActcctttatatttttgtattaaagattttacataattgattaataaaaaaattgttattaattttttgtaaaataaaatgagctACTAGTCAGGAAAATGCAAGTCAGCCATGCACTGAAGCtaggtaaaaaaaaagaaaaaaaatatataaagttatcttttttttgtttattttatttttatacatctttgtagtttaaaaaaaaaaattaaaactattttttttttttgagagaAGTTGTTGGTTGATGTTTGTTCGattaaaaaagagaattagtttttacttatataaaaacttaatatatgaaaaagtatagtgtttatgttatattcaatgtggatattttgaaataacattgaataaatcagagtttaatttttgtcatttgttataaatttaatgtgtatttttaattaaaagaatatacttattctttgtaaataaaaactcatttacaACATTGAACATGTCTGTTAAACGATACAgtataatttaattcaaGTTAAATATTATGCGTCATAAGAGagcattatataaatatataataaaaacgaatatatataaatccgTATAGTTATGCatgctttttattaatttgtttgttcaatACTCTATCTAAGTCTTTTAATGGGcaattgataaaaaaatcaaataagtttttaagtaaaattaaaagacaCTTTTAGTGACTTAATATTAGTCAACATATTGAAGAATATGTTACAAATTGTTTAGTTTTCCATTTAATTAGTAAAGAACTATCTAAATCAGGTAAGCATCAAGCGTTATCAAAATCTAACTTATATGATATTGCCTCATTAAGCATCATAGGctttggttaataaaagatattgcTAACCTTTTTATAACAATAGTTTTT
The sequence above is a segment of the Plasmodium relictum strain SGS1 genome assembly, contig: PRELSG_99_v1_5, whole genome shotgun sequence genome. Coding sequences within it:
- a CDS encoding surface-associated interspersed protein (SURFIN) gives rise to the protein MSAKKEFRKRKTRNTSTYGLQYDNWKKNVTSQIDFKLNDAYIEKDSDKRRDICEDFNTYADKKKQEFMDEKCDSLNVQGESKYKCSDAWSQIEAHIIDVIKERPGHPCNRTSISKNLNADTIKPIISATTSIDTKNPKSLSLSTFKPPLSPSPVILSQQKSASSPSNVSISTSAPVSASTTIISTLNASILSDHSVSSNIAVGYINNNALNNTNSISPTLPSPVESIDYKNISPTNSVITKPTGTTPGITTTPVIIPLSIGFGSLFGILILLIFLYKCTPIGSWLGNRKSRKKKKQKKRKKIQIHRASRFPEFPYEKLESNMKNLGTYNKTNNFICEITLEKEINVNERYDQKLKENEHKEKIENIEQNERYEREESKKIEHKGKSEKIEVEQNERYGRGESKKIEHKGTNEKIEVEQDEKYERGESKKIEHKEKIEKLVQNEIFGKEKSKENEHKEEIEDVEQDERYGKEESKNIEHKEKVEEHNETYCKEDSSENENKEKSEKIEQNEGNIEAKRNVVGKRKIWKWKTVIEIHMIILEECQKEEWELNRREFLNICLEEFKEKDIYPNVINRDMLVETDQEKITSIFLEEKPLWKIWTEWNSKLIEKWKKEPWFKNLKKEWKKEVNESIELIEKEEMMKGTKKGTINPMLEKQKIIWKKWIQKQNKLHTFDDEELLKQLLVEYETEEEMKKNVEAIYREKIRIDIEEKDKAFKDSNKNELLSRLKIEIHMMVLDECKKEEWIRNKKEFFKICIGELKLQDNSNEKELLEIEEEIMKNITLKKKKEELEKFKKEKCFIELKQEWMNNERKYMEEVNKENLLRVNEERIENPMLQKQKI
- a CDS encoding surface-associated interspersed protein (SURFIN) produces the protein MLQKQKIIWKKHWEEIHKKLENENKNESFMTFMDEYDNKEFNGKGDEIIVVEKNIKEDEIGKEKKKKEYVQLEEKKEKKKKHAERKVEEVKKKNNYMALKKKPKRKTIIEIHMMIIQDCKKEEWELNRVEFLEICLNEWLKNEELIEEVMDKEVTLRGEKESNNVELEKQKMLSKKWIERQRRLLEKWEKEEWFKNLKEEWRKEEKKYXXXXXXXXXXXXXXXXXXXXXXXXXXXXXXXXXXXXXXXXXRQREIFMEYYKERWFTELLEEYEKEEHEFIKEEIEEAVKEKKNNLENEIREAAIVDIKKEVNKKIKKERLISNMCADIYMMVLDQCKKEEIESMENEFLKSYIQQKKEREGSCEQKMGSKKKKWQERQRNILKKRNKQNKNERSMKKNKDKETIEDENDENGLKEWDITIL
- a CDS encoding surface-associated interspersed protein (SURFIN), with amino-acid sequence MEEQIEVKKKGNYMTLKKKPKRKTMIEIHMLIIEDCKQEEWGLYRGEFLEICLNEWLKNERPIEDVADKEVVMKKEEESSNVALEKQKLLSEKWIKRQKRMLEKWKKEEWFNNLKEEWKKEEKIGMKTIDKVEVMDRSNEIEREKELWKQWIEKQKELFMRYDKEVWFNKLLEECEKEEDQCVIKENEENIEEKKKNSDKKKRGVIIKEEVDKKTKKKTLISHICIEIHMAVLDQCKKEELESMRNDFLRSYIEQNKENERLCEKETGNKEVDEVEKERQMNFIIEKKIKQWECWKKEDWYQELKLDWKEEMKHIIKTTDKIEEIINPIIKTQMVQKKWQEKQRNILKKWNKYNKLEKSMKKGKDDEEIEMKIIQMI